From Gammaproteobacteria bacterium, a single genomic window includes:
- a CDS encoding NADH-quinone oxidoreductase subunit N, translating to MTLDFSTPAHYLLALLPEIVLSVWGTGVLLAGVWKGGATSAPRAGSGNLAVLAMVGVLAAAVANGWLYGLTPGQGSTMIAVDRFHLFANWIFLLAAMLALAISPAYVRRQRLQEGEFHALVLFATVGMMLMGGTRDLIVIFLALEVMSISAYVLSGFNRRDPKSAESGLKYFLLGAFSTGFLLYGIALVYGATGSTNLGLIALAIGSGAAVAGLLHVGIALLAIGFAFKVSAIPFHMWTPDVYEGAPSPVTAFMSASVKAAAFVAFARVFLVGFGGIPESWYAIGWWLAALTMVIANVIALAQTNVKRLLAYSSIAHAGYLLVAIVALNQNATAGLLFYLLVYTAMNIGAFAVILCVSGHGEERLGLHRYAGLGARHPALAVCLTIFLLSLAGFPGTGGFMGKIFILQGAAEAGLWTLSVIFVLTTVVSYYYYLRIAWYMWMREAAESDEPDPVTVPLTMRFAMGAAVAVVIGLGVFPGGGVGFARAGAEGLLTAGALLLGAAP from the coding sequence ATGACGCTCGACTTCTCCACCCCCGCGCACTACCTGCTGGCGCTGCTTCCCGAGATCGTGCTCTCGGTCTGGGGGACCGGGGTGCTGCTGGCCGGCGTCTGGAAGGGCGGCGCGACCTCGGCGCCGCGCGCCGGCTCGGGGAATCTGGCGGTTCTGGCGATGGTGGGCGTGCTCGCGGCGGCCGTCGCCAACGGGTGGCTGTACGGGCTGACACCGGGGCAGGGAAGCACGATGATCGCCGTCGACCGCTTCCACCTCTTCGCCAACTGGATCTTCCTGCTCGCGGCCATGCTCGCGCTGGCCATCTCGCCCGCCTACGTGCGCCGCCAGCGCTTGCAGGAGGGGGAGTTCCACGCTCTGGTGCTCTTCGCCACGGTGGGCATGATGCTCATGGGCGGCACGCGCGACCTGATCGTGATCTTCCTGGCCCTGGAGGTGATGTCGATCAGCGCCTACGTGCTGTCGGGCTTCAATCGGCGCGATCCGAAGTCGGCGGAATCGGGGCTCAAGTACTTCCTGCTGGGCGCCTTCTCCACCGGCTTTCTTCTCTACGGAATCGCGCTGGTATACGGAGCCACGGGCAGCACCAACCTGGGGCTCATCGCTCTGGCCATCGGCTCGGGTGCGGCGGTGGCGGGGCTGCTCCACGTCGGCATCGCGCTGCTGGCCATCGGCTTCGCCTTCAAGGTCTCGGCGATCCCGTTCCACATGTGGACGCCCGACGTCTACGAGGGCGCCCCTTCGCCGGTGACGGCCTTCATGTCGGCGAGCGTGAAGGCAGCGGCGTTCGTCGCCTTCGCCCGCGTCTTCCTGGTCGGATTCGGGGGCATCCCCGAGAGCTGGTACGCGATCGGGTGGTGGCTCGCGGCGCTCACCATGGTGATCGCCAACGTCATCGCCCTGGCCCAGACCAACGTCAAGCGGCTGCTGGCCTATTCCAGCATCGCTCACGCCGGCTACCTGCTGGTGGCCATCGTGGCCCTGAATCAGAACGCCACCGCGGGACTGCTGTTCTACCTGCTGGTCTACACCGCGATGAACATCGGCGCGTTCGCAGTGATCCTGTGCGTTTCAGGGCACGGCGAGGAGCGGCTCGGTCTCCACCGGTACGCGGGGCTCGGGGCCAGGCATCCCGCTCTGGCCGTCTGCCTGACCATCTTTCTCCTCTCCCTTGCCGGCTTCCCCGGCACGGGCGGGTTCATGGGCAAGATCTTCATTCTGCAGGGAGCGGCCGAGGCCGGACTCTGGACCCTTTCCGTGATTTTCGTCCTCACGACCGTGGTGTCGTACTATTACTACCTGCGGATCGCATGGTACATGTGGATGCGGGAAGCGGCGGAATCCGACGAGCCGGACCCCGTGACCGTGCCCCTGACCATGCGCTTCGCGATGGGCGCGGCGGTGGCGGTCGTAATCGGTCTGGGCGTCTTCCCGGGCGGGGGCGTGGGATTCGCCCGCGCGGGTGCGGAAGGACTGCTGACGGCAGGAGCACTGCTCCTGGGCGCCGCTCCCTAG
- a CDS encoding NADH-quinone oxidoreductase subunit J: MELILFYVFAVTVVGGGIGVVASRNPVASLMFMVVSLASVAGIYVLLEAHFLAAIQVMVYAGAIMVLFLFVIMLLNLGHDYRDDLVRGLYAVCAFVVSGAICGILATRFGGAETSPLYESFPGAAAMDLELAERGAVSLIARPLFQEYVVPFEITGILLLVAVVGAVALAKKRV; encoded by the coding sequence ATGGAGCTGATCCTCTTCTACGTCTTCGCCGTGACCGTGGTGGGCGGAGGCATCGGGGTGGTGGCGAGCCGGAATCCGGTGGCCAGCCTCATGTTCATGGTGGTGTCGCTGGCGAGCGTGGCCGGGATCTACGTGCTCCTGGAAGCGCACTTCCTGGCCGCCATTCAGGTCATGGTCTACGCCGGCGCCATCATGGTGCTTTTCCTGTTCGTGATCATGCTCCTGAACCTGGGGCACGACTACCGGGACGACCTGGTGCGCGGGCTCTATGCCGTGTGCGCCTTCGTCGTCTCGGGGGCGATCTGCGGTATCCTCGCCACCCGGTTCGGCGGCGCGGAGACGAGCCCCCTTTACGAGAGCTTCCCGGGCGCGGCGGCGATGGACCTGGAGCTGGCCGAGCGGGGTGCGGTGTCGCTGATCGCACGGCCGCTCTTCCAGGAATACGTGGTTCCATTCGAGATCACCGGAATCCTGCTGCTGGTCGCGGTGGTCGGCGCCGTCGCGCTGGCGAAGAAGCGGGTGTGA
- a CDS encoding NADH-quinone oxidoreductase subunit I, translated as MKVIRRPEAARSSYLRAALKGMSLTFRHMVNPRKVTRSYPEEPTELHPRWRGTHRMEVHADGRPKCVACGLCPTVCPANCIRLVGGEDDQGNRYPIVYEIDEFRCIFCGMCQEVCPVEAIHVGQHFENAEYTRERFVYDLDRLMEQEHPVTALWDPSDPASE; from the coding sequence GTGAAAGTGATACGCCGGCCCGAAGCGGCCCGGAGTTCGTACCTGAGAGCCGCCCTCAAGGGGATGTCGCTGACCTTCCGGCACATGGTCAACCCGCGCAAGGTGACGCGCAGCTATCCCGAGGAACCCACGGAACTCCATCCCCGCTGGCGCGGCACCCACCGCATGGAGGTGCACGCCGACGGGCGTCCCAAGTGCGTCGCCTGCGGTCTCTGCCCCACGGTCTGCCCGGCCAACTGCATCCGCCTGGTGGGCGGCGAGGACGATCAGGGCAACCGCTACCCCATCGTCTACGAGATCGACGAGTTCCGCTGCATCTTCTGCGGCATGTGCCAGGAGGTGTGCCCGGTGGAGGCGATCCACGTGGGCCAGCACTTCGAGAACGCCGAGTACACGCGCGAGCGCTTCGTCTACGACCTCGACCGGCTGATGGAGCAGGAGCACCCGGTCACCGCGCTCTGGGACCCCTCCGACCCCGCATCGGAGTGA
- a CDS encoding phosphomannomutase/phosphoglucomutase → MSFSPEIFRQYDIRGIVGETIDSEVARATGSALVTAVSARGGDARPRIVVGSDNRPSSDGLADALSEGIRSAGGHVVSLGTVPTPVTYWAERELAAAGGAQITGSHNPPEWNGIKMTVGGRPLYGEGIQELRRRIDEGVARRGPGTLERVDVLDRYVADIAGRFEETVPLKVVVDCANASGALTAVPVLEAIGAEVIPLYCELDGTFPNHHPDPTVDENIVDLAARVRRTGAALGVGFDGDADRIGVVDETGAVVRGDILLLLFGLEVLERRGPGEKLVFDVKCSQVLPRVFESAGGVPVMWATGHSLIKEKMHATGAVIGGELSGHICFADEYIGVDDAVYAACRLLRLLAASGRSLSALVADLPRYASTPEYRIEVAEHIKHDIAEAAREHFSRSHEVIAVDGARILFDGGWGLLRASNTQPVLAARYEADTDIRLGEIQREVEDWLRARGVGV, encoded by the coding sequence TTGAGCTTTTCTCCCGAGATCTTCCGGCAATACGACATCCGGGGCATCGTTGGCGAAACCATCGACAGCGAGGTGGCCCGCGCCACCGGGAGCGCCCTGGTCACTGCGGTGAGCGCACGGGGCGGCGATGCCCGTCCCCGCATCGTGGTCGGGAGCGACAACCGTCCCAGCTCGGACGGCCTGGCCGACGCGCTCTCGGAGGGCATCCGCTCGGCGGGCGGACACGTCGTCAGCCTCGGCACGGTACCGACCCCGGTGACCTACTGGGCCGAGCGCGAGCTGGCGGCGGCAGGGGGCGCTCAGATCACCGGCAGCCACAACCCCCCCGAATGGAACGGAATCAAGATGACCGTGGGTGGCCGCCCGCTGTACGGCGAAGGGATTCAGGAGCTGCGGCGGCGGATCGATGAAGGAGTGGCGCGTCGTGGACCGGGCACCCTGGAACGCGTCGACGTTCTCGACCGGTACGTCGCGGACATCGCGGGCCGGTTCGAGGAAACCGTGCCGCTGAAGGTGGTCGTGGACTGCGCCAACGCTTCCGGGGCGCTCACCGCGGTGCCTGTGCTGGAGGCGATCGGAGCCGAGGTGATCCCCCTCTACTGCGAGCTCGACGGGACCTTCCCGAACCATCACCCCGATCCCACGGTCGACGAGAACATCGTGGACCTGGCGGCGAGGGTTCGCCGGACCGGCGCGGCCCTGGGCGTCGGCTTCGACGGCGACGCCGACCGCATCGGGGTCGTGGACGAGACCGGCGCGGTGGTCCGGGGCGACATCCTGCTTCTCCTCTTCGGCCTGGAGGTGCTCGAACGCCGGGGTCCGGGCGAGAAGCTGGTCTTCGACGTGAAGTGCTCCCAGGTGCTGCCGCGCGTTTTCGAGTCGGCGGGGGGCGTCCCCGTCATGTGGGCGACCGGACACTCCCTCATCAAGGAGAAGATGCATGCCACCGGAGCGGTCATCGGTGGTGAACTCTCCGGGCACATCTGCTTCGCCGACGAGTACATCGGGGTGGACGACGCCGTCTACGCCGCGTGCCGGCTTCTGCGCCTGCTCGCCGCGTCCGGACGCTCGCTCTCGGCGCTGGTGGCGGATCTGCCTCGCTACGCATCGACCCCGGAGTACCGTATCGAGGTGGCCGAGCACATCAAGCACGACATCGCCGAAGCCGCCCGCGAACATTTCTCCCGGAGCCACGAGGTGATCGCGGTGGACGGTGCACGCATCCTCTTCGACGGAGGCTGGGGCCTGTTGAGAGCATCCAATACCCAGCCCGTCCTCGCGGCGCGCTACGAAGCCGACACCGATATCCGCCTCGGGGAGATCCAGCGCGAGGTCGAGGACTGGCTCCGGGCCCGAGGCGTCGGTGTCTGA
- a CDS encoding NADH-quinone oxidoreductase subunit M has product MTSLLQAVAFDSWILHVLVWGPMAAMLHVLLEDDERSGHIAFGWTLALFVVSLGLWWSFTVGDPGFQMASSVPWIEAWGVHYALGIDGISLFMVLLSCFTAPITILGSFRYITRRRKSFYALMLLLQTGIIGVFTALDLMLFYVFFELTLVPMYFIVGVWGGKRRIYAAVKFFLYTAVGSLLMLVGILYLYAATAGAGDGSFAYLDILGVSLSMREQLWLFAAFALAFSIKVPLFPFHTWLPDAHVEAPTPGSVVLAAILLKMGTYGFLRFLLPFFPAASQHPSVVTVMLVLGTAGIVYAAWVAAVQPDAKKLVAYTSVAHMGFVVIGIFALTLNGIQGGLVVMISHGISTGALFLILGMLYERRHTRLTGEFGGLARVAPMLALALVITALASIGLPGTSGFVGEFLALLGTFETHPVTAVIATSGVIFAAYYMLPMVQRVLFNELDREENRSMPDLSRREIFILSPMVALMIVIGVAPTPILERMEPSVEAILERVHTTPPAEEPADS; this is encoded by the coding sequence ATGACGAGCCTGCTGCAAGCGGTCGCGTTCGACTCCTGGATCCTGCACGTGCTGGTGTGGGGTCCGATGGCTGCGATGCTGCACGTGCTGCTCGAGGACGATGAGCGATCCGGGCACATCGCCTTCGGCTGGACGCTCGCGCTCTTCGTGGTGAGCCTCGGCCTCTGGTGGTCCTTCACGGTCGGGGATCCGGGCTTTCAGATGGCGTCGAGCGTGCCCTGGATCGAAGCGTGGGGCGTGCACTACGCGCTCGGCATCGACGGCATCTCGCTGTTCATGGTGCTGCTGTCCTGCTTCACGGCCCCGATCACCATTCTCGGCTCGTTCCGCTACATCACCCGCCGCCGGAAGTCCTTCTACGCCCTGATGCTTCTGCTGCAGACCGGTATCATCGGCGTCTTCACGGCGCTCGATCTGATGCTGTTCTACGTCTTCTTCGAGCTCACCCTGGTGCCGATGTACTTCATCGTCGGGGTCTGGGGGGGCAAGCGCCGCATCTACGCCGCGGTGAAGTTCTTCCTGTACACGGCGGTGGGGTCGCTGCTGATGCTGGTCGGGATCCTCTACCTCTACGCCGCGACCGCGGGCGCCGGAGACGGATCGTTCGCCTATCTGGACATCCTCGGCGTGTCGCTCTCGATGCGCGAGCAGCTCTGGCTGTTCGCCGCCTTCGCGCTCGCGTTCTCCATCAAGGTGCCGCTGTTCCCCTTCCACACCTGGCTGCCGGACGCGCACGTGGAGGCTCCCACGCCGGGCTCGGTGGTGCTGGCCGCGATCCTGCTCAAGATGGGCACCTACGGGTTCCTGCGCTTCCTGCTGCCGTTCTTCCCCGCCGCCTCCCAGCACCCCTCGGTGGTGACCGTGATGCTGGTGCTCGGCACGGCGGGCATCGTGTACGCCGCCTGGGTGGCGGCAGTGCAGCCGGACGCCAAGAAGCTGGTGGCCTACACCTCGGTGGCGCACATGGGCTTCGTGGTGATCGGCATTTTCGCCCTGACGCTGAACGGAATTCAGGGAGGGCTCGTGGTGATGATCTCGCACGGCATCTCCACCGGGGCGCTCTTCCTCATCCTGGGCATGCTGTACGAGCGCCGCCACACCCGGCTGACCGGGGAGTTCGGCGGCCTCGCACGCGTCGCGCCCATGCTCGCCCTGGCCCTCGTGATCACGGCCCTGGCTTCGATCGGCCTCCCCGGCACAAGCGGCTTCGTCGGCGAGTTCCTGGCGCTTCTGGGCACCTTCGAGACACACCCCGTCACCGCCGTCATCGCCACCAGCGGCGTCATCTTCGCCGCCTACTACATGCTGCCCATGGTGCAGCGGGTGCTCTTCAACGAGCTGGACCGCGAGGAGAACCGGTCGATGCCCGACCTCTCCCGCCGGGAGATCTTCATCCTCTCGCCCATGGTCGCGCTCATGATCGTGATCGGAGTCGCGCCCACGCCGATTCTCGAGCGCATGGAGCCGAGCGTGGAAGCCATCCTGGAGCGCGTCCACACGACCCCGCCCGCCGAGGAGCCGGCCGACTCATGA
- the nuoK gene encoding NADH-quinone oxidoreductase subunit NuoK: MLTEALTTSALLFVIGTFGVLVRRNAIIMFLCIELQLNAVNLALVAFSRYVGVEGQVFVFFVMTVAAAEAAVGLAIIISIFRHYRTVNVDNFNLLKW; this comes from the coding sequence GTGCTGACCGAAGCCCTGACCACCAGCGCCCTGCTGTTCGTGATCGGCACCTTCGGGGTGCTCGTGCGCCGGAACGCCATCATCATGTTCCTCTGCATCGAGCTCCAGCTGAACGCGGTGAACCTGGCTCTGGTGGCCTTTTCCCGGTACGTGGGCGTGGAGGGACAGGTCTTCGTCTTCTTCGTCATGACGGTGGCGGCCGCGGAAGCCGCGGTCGGACTCGCGATCATCATCTCCATATTCCGGCACTACCGGACCGTCAACGTGGACAACTTCAACCTGCTCAAGTGGTAG
- the nuoH gene encoding NADH-quinone oxidoreductase subunit NuoH, whose amino-acid sequence MNELSSTAFLIAAAVKVLAVFTALMVAIMYATWAERRLSAFIQDRLGPNRVGPFGLLQPIADGLKNIIKEETDPATASRFFFVLGPMLSIMPALVTFAVIPFAAPLPTPWGTVDMIVADLPVGVLYILAIGSLGVYGIFLGGWSSNNKYALLGGLRASAQMVSYEVGLGLSLIPVMMLAGNVTLTRMVADQQLGLWYILPLSLGFLLFLISAFAETNRLPFDMPEAESELVTGYHTEYSSMKFSMFFIAEYAHVITASALMATLFLGGWDIPFWSGDNFIPYEGGLISGFTAAGDPIPAQLSIWTTLLTLGAFMLKTTFFVVLYIWVRWTLPRFRYDQVMHLGWKVMLPTALAYVMLVGATILVLDQLGVSGGPGFALALTGVSLVATAMFALYLDRGRIITGAAPAGRAARPAPAAHP is encoded by the coding sequence ATGAACGAACTCTCGTCCACGGCCTTCCTGATCGCCGCCGCCGTCAAGGTGCTGGCCGTGTTCACGGCGCTGATGGTGGCGATCATGTACGCCACCTGGGCCGAGCGGCGCCTGTCGGCCTTCATCCAGGATCGCCTGGGGCCGAACCGGGTGGGCCCGTTCGGGCTCCTGCAGCCCATCGCCGACGGCCTCAAGAACATCATCAAGGAGGAGACCGACCCGGCCACTGCATCGCGCTTCTTCTTCGTTCTGGGCCCGATGCTGTCGATCATGCCGGCGCTGGTCACATTCGCCGTGATTCCCTTCGCCGCCCCGCTGCCCACGCCGTGGGGGACGGTGGACATGATCGTCGCAGACCTGCCGGTAGGGGTGCTCTACATCCTCGCCATCGGCTCGCTCGGGGTGTACGGGATCTTCCTGGGCGGCTGGTCGTCCAACAACAAGTACGCGCTTCTGGGCGGCCTGCGCGCCTCCGCCCAGATGGTGAGCTACGAGGTCGGGCTGGGGCTCTCGCTGATCCCGGTCATGATGCTCGCGGGCAACGTCACCCTCACCCGGATGGTCGCCGATCAGCAGCTGGGGCTGTGGTACATCCTCCCCCTGTCGCTCGGCTTCCTGCTCTTCCTCATCTCGGCATTCGCGGAGACCAACCGGCTGCCCTTCGACATGCCGGAGGCCGAGTCCGAGCTCGTGACCGGATACCACACCGAGTATTCGTCCATGAAGTTCAGCATGTTCTTCATCGCCGAGTATGCGCACGTGATCACGGCTTCGGCGCTCATGGCCACGCTCTTCCTGGGCGGCTGGGACATCCCCTTCTGGTCGGGGGACAACTTCATCCCGTACGAGGGCGGGCTCATCTCCGGATTTACCGCGGCGGGCGACCCCATCCCGGCGCAGCTGTCGATCTGGACCACGCTGCTCACCCTGGGCGCCTTCATGCTCAAGACCACCTTCTTCGTGGTCCTCTACATCTGGGTGCGCTGGACCCTTCCGCGCTTCCGCTACGACCAGGTCATGCACCTGGGCTGGAAGGTGATGCTGCCCACCGCGCTCGCCTACGTCATGCTCGTGGGCGCCACCATCCTGGTGCTGGATCAGCTGGGGGTGTCCGGCGGCCCGGGCTTCGCCCTGGCGCTGACCGGAGTGAGCCTCGTCGCCACCGCCATGTTCGCCCTCTACCTCGACCGCGGCCGCATCATCACCGGGGCCGCGCCAGCCGGACGGGCTGCGCGCCCGGCGCCGGCCGCCCACCCATGA
- the nuoL gene encoding NADH-quinone oxidoreductase subunit L — MTLAPLSGLLQEGAQPAAYEPVLPGLIVLLPLLGFVVNGILAMRVGARAAAAVRAGGDGPEHPDDGHKRWVTLVGPGVVGLSFVLVLLNFAGMFHADPHDPVVVSYWSWMVTGTLEVDAALQLDQLSMIMMLVVTGVGFLIHVFSVGYMHDDPGYARYFSYLNLFVFFMLVLVLGASFPVMFVGWEGVGLCSYLLIGFWFQDREKADAGKKAFIVNRIGDFGFLVAMFLVFTSFGTLAFPEVFGEAPALLEYGGVTVTAITLFLFLGAAGKSAQIPLYVWLPDAMAGPTPVSALIHAATMVTAGVYMVARTSVLFALAPVSSAVVAAVGVLTALLAATIALAQYDIKKVLAYSTISQLGYMFLAVGVGAYYVGIFHLMTHAFFKALLFLGSGAVIHAMHHALHRTHSHADPQDMRNMGGLRASMPVTWITMWIATLAIAGVWPLAGFFSKDEIIWYAGLAASSSYPALFTVLWVLALATALLTAIYMTRLMVMTFHGANRTGREEARHLHEAPRVMTIPLILLAILSVVGGWVNVPEEVAASVLGLAGALPTSEWLHHWLEPITASATEIRYEHLGEPAHAAPFGGGEVLWAGLSTLAALALVLFTARAAARWKVVPAARAAAPTGLGSLLFNKWYVDEFYDRFVVQPVLAASRFAWRVIDAVLIDGAVNGLGLVTRAGGAFVSLFQTGQVNTYALVLTLGVLAILGFVVF; from the coding sequence ATGACGCTCGCGCCGCTCTCCGGACTCCTCCAGGAAGGCGCCCAGCCGGCCGCATACGAGCCGGTTCTGCCCGGGCTCATCGTCCTGCTGCCCCTGCTGGGCTTCGTGGTCAACGGCATCCTCGCGATGCGGGTGGGCGCGCGCGCTGCGGCGGCGGTGCGCGCGGGCGGCGACGGACCCGAGCATCCGGACGACGGGCACAAGCGCTGGGTCACGCTGGTGGGGCCGGGGGTGGTCGGGCTCTCGTTCGTGCTCGTGCTGCTCAACTTCGCGGGGATGTTCCACGCGGATCCGCACGATCCCGTGGTGGTCAGCTACTGGAGCTGGATGGTCACCGGGACGCTGGAAGTCGACGCGGCGCTCCAACTGGACCAGCTCAGCATGATCATGATGCTGGTCGTGACCGGCGTCGGCTTCCTGATCCACGTGTTCAGCGTCGGCTACATGCACGACGACCCCGGCTACGCGCGCTACTTCTCCTACCTCAACCTCTTCGTCTTCTTCATGCTGGTGCTCGTGCTGGGGGCGAGCTTCCCGGTCATGTTCGTGGGCTGGGAGGGCGTGGGGCTGTGCAGCTACCTGCTGATCGGCTTCTGGTTCCAGGACCGCGAGAAGGCCGACGCCGGCAAGAAGGCCTTCATCGTCAACCGCATCGGCGACTTCGGGTTCCTGGTGGCGATGTTCCTGGTGTTCACCAGCTTCGGCACCCTCGCGTTCCCGGAAGTCTTCGGCGAAGCCCCGGCGCTGCTCGAGTACGGAGGCGTCACCGTCACCGCGATCACGCTGTTCCTGTTCCTGGGAGCGGCGGGCAAGAGCGCCCAGATCCCGCTGTACGTCTGGCTGCCGGACGCGATGGCCGGTCCCACGCCGGTCTCCGCGCTGATCCATGCCGCGACCATGGTGACGGCGGGCGTCTACATGGTGGCGCGGACGTCGGTCCTCTTCGCCCTGGCTCCCGTGAGCAGCGCCGTCGTGGCCGCGGTGGGCGTGCTCACCGCGCTCCTCGCCGCGACCATCGCGCTCGCGCAGTACGACATCAAGAAGGTGCTCGCCTACTCCACCATTTCCCAGCTCGGCTACATGTTCCTGGCCGTCGGGGTGGGGGCGTACTACGTCGGCATCTTCCACCTCATGACCCACGCCTTCTTCAAGGCGCTCCTCTTCCTGGGGTCGGGGGCGGTGATCCACGCCATGCATCACGCGCTGCACCGCACCCACAGCCACGCCGACCCCCAGGACATGCGCAACATGGGCGGGCTGCGCGCATCGATGCCGGTCACCTGGATCACCATGTGGATCGCGACCCTGGCCATCGCGGGCGTCTGGCCGCTGGCCGGGTTCTTCTCCAAGGACGAGATCATCTGGTACGCCGGCCTGGCCGCCTCGAGCAGCTACCCGGCGCTCTTCACGGTGCTCTGGGTGCTCGCGCTGGCGACGGCGCTGCTCACCGCCATCTACATGACCCGCCTCATGGTGATGACCTTCCACGGCGCCAACCGCACGGGGCGCGAGGAGGCGCGGCACCTGCACGAGGCGCCCCGGGTCATGACCATCCCGCTCATCCTGCTGGCGATCCTCTCCGTCGTGGGCGGGTGGGTAAACGTCCCGGAGGAGGTAGCCGCGTCGGTGCTCGGCTTGGCCGGGGCGCTGCCCACCTCGGAATGGCTGCACCACTGGCTTGAGCCGATTACAGCCAGCGCGACGGAAATCCGCTACGAGCATCTGGGAGAGCCCGCCCACGCCGCCCCCTTCGGCGGCGGCGAGGTGCTATGGGCGGGACTGTCCACGCTGGCCGCGCTGGCGCTGGTCCTGTTCACCGCGCGCGCCGCGGCCCGCTGGAAGGTGGTGCCCGCCGCCCGGGCCGCCGCACCCACGGGATTGGGGAGCCTGCTCTTCAACAAGTGGTACGTCGACGAGTTCTACGACCGCTTCGTGGTCCAGCCGGTCCTCGCGGCCTCGCGCTTCGCCTGGCGCGTCATCGACGCCGTCCTGATCGACGGCGCGGTCAACGGGCTCGGGCTGGTGACGCGCGCCGGAGGCGCCTTCGTGAGCCTGTTCCAGACCGGGCAGGTCAACACCTACGCCCTCGTCCTCACGCTCGGGGTCCTCGCGATCCTGGGCTTCGTGGTCTTCTAG